A genomic window from Ignavibacteria bacterium includes:
- the hxpB gene encoding hexitol phosphatase HxpB, translating into MIKAVIFDMDGVILDSEPFWKEAEIRLFNSLGVPLTEEMCETTTGMRLVDVIKLWHEKYPWDLKENSFEKVGTSIVDSLIALIKQKSVLNPGVTELLEMFTAKNLPMAIASSSDKRIIDSVMNKFNLTKYFRVIHSAEYEEYGKPHPAIYLTTAKMLGVEPQYCLAIEDSFNGVVSAVSARMKTAAYPEKTNFYNPKFAIADIRFRTLKDFTEEEFEKLNNL; encoded by the coding sequence ATGATAAAAGCAGTAATATTTGATATGGACGGCGTTATACTTGATTCAGAGCCGTTCTGGAAGGAAGCTGAAATAAGGTTATTCAATTCACTTGGTGTTCCACTCACGGAAGAAATGTGTGAAACAACTACAGGCATGCGCCTAGTTGATGTTATAAAGTTATGGCATGAAAAGTATCCGTGGGATTTAAAAGAAAATTCTTTTGAAAAAGTTGGCACTTCAATTGTAGATTCATTAATTGCACTGATAAAACAAAAAAGTGTTTTGAATCCCGGTGTAACTGAATTGCTTGAGATGTTCACAGCAAAAAATCTTCCAATGGCAATTGCCTCCTCGAGTGATAAAAGGATCATTGATTCTGTAATGAATAAGTTTAATTTAACTAAATATTTCAGGGTTATTCACTCAGCGGAATACGAAGAGTACGGCAAGCCGCACCCGGCAATTTATCTTACAACAGCAAAAATGCTGGGGGTTGAACCGCAGTATTGCCTTGCCATTGAAGATTCATTCAATGGTGTTGTATCTGCGGTATCAGCAAGGATGAAAACTGCAGCTTACCCGGAGAAAACTAACTTTTATAATCCAAAATTCGCGATTGCAGATATCAGGTTCAGGACTCTTAAGGATTTCACCGAAGAAGAATTTGAAAAATTAAATAATTTATAA
- a CDS encoding GNAT family N-acetyltransferase — MVLPYIESDRLILRTLTVNDTDELFVFRTENADFFKPWSPEYPTGYFTREYHRKNLIQIEADVLKGTLVQFGVYLKTDEKRMIGSVVFSNIIMGPFKSCYLGYRIDKTEINKGYATEAIIAGCVYMFKEKQLHRIEANIIPRNTASIKAIKKAGFTYEGLSKKYLKINGVWEDHLHYVLLNEAVE; from the coding sequence ATGGTCCTTCCTTATATAGAATCAGATAGATTGATCCTGCGAACACTTACTGTAAATGATACAGATGAACTCTTTGTTTTCAGGACGGAAAATGCGGATTTTTTTAAGCCGTGGAGCCCAGAATATCCAACTGGCTACTTCACCAGGGAATACCACCGCAAAAACCTGATACAAATAGAAGCAGATGTATTAAAAGGCACTCTTGTACAGTTTGGAGTATATCTTAAAACTGATGAAAAAAGGATGATAGGATCTGTAGTGTTCTCAAATATCATAATGGGTCCGTTTAAATCCTGTTACCTTGGTTACAGGATTGATAAAACCGAAATTAATAAAGGATATGCGACAGAAGCAATAATTGCCGGGTGTGTTTATATGTTCAAAGAAAAACAACTCCACAGGATCGAAGCAAATATTATCCCCCGAAATACCGCTTCAATAAAGGCGATTAAAAAAGCAGGTTTTACTTATGAAGGATTATCAAAGAAATATTTGAAGATTAATGGAGTTTGGGAAGACCACCTTCACTATGTGCTTCTGAATGAAGCAGTTGAGTAA
- a CDS encoding 4-hydroxy-3-methylbut-2-enyl diphosphate reductase: MKKFDIPIYYRSPVISVVKNARKITDPRKKDYTPSVLDFGPVKFLIARHFGFCYGVENAIEIAYKSLEQNPGKRVFLLSEMIHNPNVNEDLKSRGVEFIREHNGRQIIPWDELNSEDIVIVPAFGTTIEIQQLLANRGIDPYKYDTTCPFVEKVWNRAEALGKKSYTIIVHGKYNHEETIATFSHSKQNSPTLIVRNIEETKLLCDIILGKIPAKEFYTLFEGKYSDGFDVNRDLDHVGVVNQTTMLATETQAIADMIKSAMSEKYGEGKIKDHYADTSDTLCYATYDNQQATLGLLNGNADFAIVVGGYNSSNTSHIVELCETRLPVYFISGAEKIISDEVISHFNIHKNEETTTKNWLKANNDKPTEIILTSGASCPDAILDEVLQKIVSFFPEAEPVEKALIPFHTENLN, from the coding sequence GTGAAAAAATTCGATATCCCAATATATTACCGCAGTCCTGTGATATCTGTTGTAAAAAATGCGCGGAAAATAACTGATCCCAGGAAAAAGGATTATACTCCCTCAGTTCTTGATTTCGGTCCCGTTAAATTTCTTATTGCGCGTCATTTCGGGTTTTGCTATGGTGTAGAAAACGCTATTGAAATAGCATACAAATCACTCGAGCAAAACCCGGGTAAACGGGTTTTTTTGCTGAGCGAAATGATACATAACCCGAATGTTAATGAAGATCTTAAATCAAGAGGCGTTGAATTTATCCGTGAACATAACGGCCGGCAGATTATTCCCTGGGATGAGCTGAATTCAGAGGATATTGTAATAGTGCCGGCATTTGGTACTACGATTGAAATTCAGCAATTGCTGGCAAACAGGGGAATTGATCCTTACAAGTATGATACAACCTGCCCATTTGTGGAAAAAGTCTGGAACCGTGCCGAAGCACTTGGAAAAAAGAGCTATACAATAATTGTTCACGGTAAATATAACCACGAAGAAACTATAGCGACATTTTCACATTCAAAACAGAACTCACCGACACTTATTGTAAGGAATATCGAAGAGACGAAATTATTGTGTGATATTATCCTCGGAAAAATTCCTGCAAAGGAATTTTATACTTTGTTTGAAGGGAAGTATTCTGACGGGTTTGATGTTAACCGTGACCTAGATCATGTTGGTGTTGTAAATCAAACTACAATGCTTGCTACAGAAACACAGGCAATCGCTGATATGATCAAGTCTGCGATGTCAGAAAAATACGGGGAAGGCAAGATCAAAGATCATTATGCTGATACAAGTGATACACTTTGTTATGCTACTTATGATAACCAGCAGGCAACTTTAGGCTTGCTAAACGGTAATGCAGATTTTGCTATTGTTGTGGGAGGATATAACAGCTCTAATACTTCTCATATAGTGGAACTGTGTGAAACCAGGCTGCCCGTATATTTTATTTCAGGAGCTGAAAAAATAATTTCAGATGAAGTGATAAGCCATTTTAATATTCATAAAAATGAAGAAACAACTACAAAGAACTGGCTTAAAGCAAATAATGATAAACCCACTGAAATAATCCTTACAAGCGGTGCATCCTGTCCTGATGCAATTCTTGATGAAGTTCTGCAGAAGATAGTATCGTTTTTTCCTGAAGCTGAACCGGTAGAAAAAGCTCTGATACCTTTTCACACAGAAAACCTGAACTAA
- the hutU gene encoding urocanate hydratase codes for MSKRSIKAPTGSEISCKNWISEAAMRMLMNNLDPDVAERPDDLIVYGGGGKAARNWECYNAIIDSLKKLNEDETLLVQSGKPVAVFKTHKNAPKVIISNAQLVPAWANWDEFRRLDALGLTMYGQMTAGSWIYIGSQGILQGTYETFAACADKHFNSDLSGKFILTAGLGGMGGAQPLAATMNGAVILGIDVDRSRIQKRIDTGYCDVITDDIDEAIKRVLEAKKNKEAKSIGLVGNAGEVLPELLKRNIIPDIVTDQTSAHDMLNGYVPMGMTLEQALELRKNDQEKYIKLSRDTVVVHCRAMHDFLKRGSIVFDYGNNIRGEALNHGFKEAFDIPGFVPEYIRPLFCDGKGPFRWAALSGDPNDIFVTDEYVLKAFPENKALARWIKKAQEKVHFQGLPARICWLGYGERAKMGKIFNELVRDGKVKAPIVIGRDHLDCGSVASPNRETEKMKDGSDAIADWPILNFALNAVGGASWVSLHHGGGVGIGLSIHSGMVVVADGTKEAEERLERVLTYDPGMGIVRHADAGYEQAIENEKKFGIKMPMIK; via the coding sequence ATGTCAAAAAGATCAATAAAAGCTCCAACCGGCTCTGAAATATCCTGTAAAAACTGGATATCAGAAGCCGCTATGCGTATGTTAATGAATAACTTAGATCCTGATGTTGCCGAAAGGCCCGATGATCTTATAGTATACGGCGGCGGCGGCAAAGCCGCGAGAAATTGGGAATGTTATAATGCGATAATTGACTCGCTGAAAAAACTTAATGAAGATGAAACACTGCTCGTTCAATCGGGAAAACCTGTGGCAGTTTTTAAAACACATAAAAATGCTCCCAAAGTAATAATCTCAAATGCTCAACTAGTACCCGCCTGGGCTAACTGGGATGAGTTCCGCAGGCTGGATGCACTTGGACTCACAATGTACGGACAGATGACTGCAGGCTCATGGATTTATATCGGCTCCCAGGGAATCCTGCAGGGCACGTACGAAACTTTTGCTGCTTGCGCTGATAAACATTTCAACAGTGATCTTTCAGGAAAATTTATCCTTACAGCTGGTTTAGGAGGAATGGGCGGCGCTCAGCCGCTTGCTGCTACTATGAACGGTGCCGTGATTCTTGGAATTGATGTTGACAGATCCAGAATTCAAAAACGAATCGATACCGGATACTGCGATGTAATTACAGATGATATTGATGAAGCCATAAAACGGGTTTTAGAAGCGAAAAAGAACAAGGAAGCAAAATCTATCGGGCTTGTTGGCAATGCTGGAGAAGTATTGCCTGAGCTTCTGAAACGGAATATTATACCTGATATTGTTACTGACCAGACTTCAGCCCACGATATGCTGAATGGTTATGTACCAATGGGAATGACTTTAGAGCAGGCTTTGGAACTGAGAAAAAATGACCAGGAAAAGTATATAAAACTTTCAAGGGATACAGTTGTTGTGCATTGCAGGGCAATGCATGATTTCCTGAAACGCGGCTCAATTGTGTTTGATTACGGCAATAACATTCGCGGCGAAGCTTTGAATCACGGCTTCAAAGAAGCTTTCGATATCCCGGGATTTGTACCGGAATACATCAGGCCGCTTTTCTGCGACGGCAAAGGCCCTTTCCGCTGGGCAGCGCTTAGCGGTGACCCCAACGATATTTTTGTTACTGATGAGTATGTGTTAAAAGCATTTCCTGAAAATAAAGCTCTGGCAAGATGGATAAAAAAAGCGCAGGAAAAAGTTCACTTCCAGGGTTTGCCTGCAAGAATTTGCTGGCTTGGATATGGTGAGCGCGCAAAGATGGGAAAAATATTCAACGAGCTGGTGCGTGATGGGAAAGTAAAAGCCCCCATTGTTATAGGACGTGACCATCTTGACTGTGGAAGTGTCGCATCACCAAACCGCGAAACCGAAAAAATGAAGGACGGAAGCGATGCAATTGCAGACTGGCCAATACTTAACTTTGCATTAAATGCGGTCGGCGGTGCCAGCTGGGTTTCACTTCATCATGGCGGCGGTGTGGGTATTGGTTTATCAATCCACAGCGGAATGGTTGTAGTGGCAGATGGAACCAAAGAAGCTGAAGAACGATTGGAAAGAGTGTTAACATACGACCCCGGAATGGGAATTGTACGCCACGCGGATGCCGGTTACGAACAGGCAATCGAAAACGAAAAGAAATTCGGCATTAAAATGCCTATGATTAAATAG
- a CDS encoding 1-(5-phosphoribosyl)-5-((5-phosphoribosylamino)methylideneamino)imidazole-4-carboxamide isomerase (catalyzes the formation of 5-(5-phospho-1-deoxyribulos-1-ylamino)methylideneamino-l-(5-hosphoribosyl)imidazole-4-carboxamide from 1-(5-phosphoribosyl)-5-[(5-phosphoribosylamino)methylideneamino] imidazole-4-carboxamide), translating into MLVIPVIDIQNGRSVRMVEGLEDKTVYYSESPLNMARLFRKENAKVIHISDLDGAVSGKRKNYELIKEITENVGVPIQLGGGIRTFEIANQLIRELGVYRIVIGTSAIDNIDLIKKLLDEFGKSKVAISVDVRNGFLVKDGWGNVTNIHALEFALGMKKLGVERIIYQDVARVGTLTGPDIEGLKQIAEETGLKVTAAGGISSYADLRSIQDLEKFGVDSVMMSRALYENKFPCQAIWREQEKIDTSLDLPKVK; encoded by the coding sequence ATGCTCGTAATTCCCGTAATAGATATACAAAACGGAAGGTCAGTAAGAATGGTCGAAGGGCTTGAGGATAAAACTGTATATTATTCCGAAAGCCCTTTGAATATGGCACGCCTTTTCCGCAAGGAAAATGCGAAGGTTATTCATATATCCGATCTTGACGGCGCGGTTTCGGGTAAACGTAAAAATTATGAGCTGATAAAAGAGATAACAGAAAACGTTGGTGTACCTATTCAGCTTGGCGGCGGTATCAGAACCTTCGAGATCGCAAACCAATTGATCCGCGAGCTTGGTGTATACAGAATTGTAATCGGAACTTCGGCTATTGATAATATTGATCTTATTAAAAAACTTCTCGATGAATTCGGAAAAAGCAAGGTTGCAATAAGTGTTGATGTAAGAAACGGCTTTTTAGTTAAAGATGGCTGGGGTAATGTTACAAATATACATGCCCTGGAATTTGCCTTAGGAATGAAAAAACTTGGCGTTGAACGGATAATTTACCAGGATGTAGCAAGAGTCGGAACATTAACAGGACCTGATATTGAAGGGTTAAAACAAATTGCAGAAGAAACAGGCCTGAAAGTAACTGCAGCGGGCGGGATCTCCAGCTATGCTGACCTTAGGAGTATTCAGGATCTCGAAAAATTCGGTGTTGATTCTGTTATGATGAGCCGTGCGCTGTATGAAAATAAATTTCCATGCCAGGCTATCTGGCGTGAACAGGAAAAGATTGATACTTCACTCGATTTGCCGAAAGTAAAATAA
- a CDS encoding tetratricopeptide repeat protein, producing the protein MDNSRIENLKAILASDPQDTFARYALGLEYISLNDLEQAKNIFEEIYALDPAYVATYYQLGKTYEQLGDESAARKIYEKGIFVARSQNDDHTKSELEQALNDLM; encoded by the coding sequence ATGGATAATTCAAGAATTGAAAACCTGAAGGCAATTCTTGCCTCAGACCCGCAGGATACATTTGCACGATACGCCTTAGGTCTCGAGTATATTTCATTAAATGATCTTGAGCAGGCTAAAAATATTTTTGAAGAGATATATGCTCTCGACCCGGCTTATGTAGCTACATATTACCAGCTTGGAAAAACATATGAACAGCTTGGCGATGAATCCGCCGCCAGGAAGATCTACGAAAAAGGAATATTCGTTGCCAGGTCTCAAAATGATGATCATACAAAAAGTGAGCTTGAACAGGCGCTGAATGATTTAATGTAA
- a CDS encoding 4a-hydroxytetrahydrobiopterin dehydratase: MEKLTQEQILDALSALPGWKYENGSIKKVFKTSSYPASMGFVTSVGGFCQKRNHHPDYILMKFTEIEVSFSTHSAGGITIKDIEIANDLEKIPL; encoded by the coding sequence ATGGAAAAATTAACACAGGAACAGATATTGGATGCATTAAGCGCACTTCCCGGATGGAAATATGAAAATGGTTCAATTAAAAAAGTATTTAAAACTTCAAGCTATCCTGCCAGTATGGGATTTGTAACATCAGTTGGCGGGTTTTGCCAGAAACGAAATCATCATCCTGATTATATTTTAATGAAATTCACTGAAATTGAGGTTTCATTTTCTACTCATTCCGCCGGAGGAATAACCATAAAAGATATAGAAATTGCAAATGATCTCGAAAAAATACCTTTATAA
- a CDS encoding T9SS type A sorting domain-containing protein yields MRSAKFTILALLAVFLIQGSLLSQQKRARDNYDYLKLLPKYSNTDAVPVTRVDFTVTLSDGTILDALKFIPQGTPPAGGWPTVVFVHGYGDNKETLAGFAKAQAEYGYYTTTFSMRGQGNSTGLSNLISRTEAQDMIQFINFIKQDTPNGINPDNILVMGGSQGGLVPYMACTMGMNVKTIISALAPPNFATSWIENGCIKMTLLWTVEYTPDTARYTPQVERMSDWIYSSQKQYWDSLAFYLPQNRDFMTTISNNRVPLIMEGSWQDKFFNASGIMKASVLNTNSTFRLYLGAVQGHGGDNSPTEDTWHMQFFNDWFFYWLFNVNGSKMPVANYDYASTMYPANGLYWTFKHDSSKTALQNITAPYRLYFNTNGRLTTSAGTNNNTRVSIRNQVTGGLTMEEAVNEEFTGTTFTSKFKKNSVAFTSTALTSDKKWLGIPKVNLDYISSASTFTQYNFQVLEVLPNGKEKLINRINYTDRNYTANSRRTANFEGQAHSHIFKTGNRIKIIITNLDTHADDQWFLGTNPFVLPVLNNGYNYVYLNNKSYIDLPLVNASDELSVNDRGNGSPFEFSLSQNYPNPFNPVTTISFSLPLSGMVSLKIFDVTGKEIKTLLNEFKNAGTNSITFDASAFSSGVYFYKLESGSYTDTKKMILIK; encoded by the coding sequence ATGAGATCAGCTAAATTTACAATTTTGGCTTTACTTGCTGTTTTCCTGATTCAGGGAAGTTTACTTTCTCAGCAAAAGCGGGCAAGAGATAATTACGACTATTTAAAGCTCTTACCGAAATATTCAAATACAGATGCTGTTCCGGTAACAAGGGTAGATTTTACAGTTACTTTAAGTGATGGTACTATACTTGATGCTTTGAAATTCATACCGCAGGGAACTCCACCGGCAGGCGGCTGGCCAACAGTAGTTTTTGTGCACGGTTACGGAGATAACAAAGAAACCCTTGCAGGGTTTGCAAAAGCGCAGGCTGAATACGGGTATTATACTACTACTTTCAGCATGAGGGGTCAGGGTAATTCCACCGGTCTTTCTAATCTCATTTCAAGAACAGAAGCGCAGGATATGATACAGTTCATTAATTTTATTAAACAGGATACTCCAAACGGTATTAATCCTGATAATATTCTTGTTATGGGCGGTTCCCAGGGAGGGCTTGTTCCTTATATGGCCTGCACTATGGGCATGAATGTTAAAACTATAATTTCTGCATTGGCTCCGCCGAATTTTGCTACAAGCTGGATCGAAAACGGCTGTATCAAAATGACTTTGTTATGGACAGTGGAATATACTCCTGATACTGCAAGATACACTCCCCAGGTTGAAAGAATGAGCGACTGGATCTATTCATCGCAGAAACAGTATTGGGATAGCCTGGCGTTTTATCTTCCGCAGAACCGGGACTTTATGACAACAATCTCAAACAACCGCGTTCCTTTAATAATGGAAGGATCATGGCAGGATAAATTTTTCAATGCTTCGGGCATAATGAAGGCATCTGTTCTTAATACCAATTCAACATTCAGGCTTTACCTTGGAGCTGTGCAGGGGCATGGAGGCGATAACTCACCAACAGAAGATACTTGGCATATGCAGTTTTTCAATGATTGGTTCTTCTATTGGCTGTTTAATGTTAACGGCTCAAAAATGCCTGTTGCAAACTATGATTATGCTTCAACCATGTACCCCGCAAACGGCTTGTACTGGACATTTAAACATGACAGCTCAAAAACAGCTCTGCAGAACATAACAGCGCCGTACCGCCTTTATTTCAATACTAACGGAAGATTAACAACTTCTGCCGGTACTAATAATAATACCCGCGTTTCGATCCGTAACCAGGTTACAGGCGGTTTAACAATGGAAGAAGCTGTAAACGAAGAATTCACCGGAACAACATTCACATCAAAGTTCAAAAAGAACTCCGTAGCTTTTACAAGCACAGCATTAACTTCCGATAAAAAATGGCTTGGCATACCAAAAGTGAACCTGGATTATATTTCATCAGCTTCAACGTTTACGCAGTATAATTTCCAGGTGCTGGAAGTTCTGCCTAACGGCAAGGAAAAGCTGATCAACAGGATAAACTATACTGACAGAAATTATACTGCCAATTCACGCAGAACCGCAAACTTTGAGGGCCAGGCTCACTCACATATTTTTAAAACAGGCAACCGTATAAAAATAATTATCACAAATCTGGATACACATGCAGATGATCAGTGGTTTTTAGGAACTAATCCTTTTGTGCTGCCTGTGCTCAACAATGGTTATAATTATGTATATCTGAATAACAAATCATATATCGATCTTCCTCTGGTAAATGCTTCAGATGAGCTTTCAGTAAATGATAGAGGTAATGGATCACCGTTTGAATTTTCACTCAGCCAAAATTATCCAAATCCGTTTAATCCGGTGACAACTATAAGCTTCAGCTTACCGCTCAGCGGGATGGTTTCTCTCAAGATATTTGATGTTACAGGCAAAGAAATAAAAACTCTTTTAAATGAATTTAAAAATGCCGGCACAAATTCAATTACCTTTGATGCATCAGCATTTTCAAGCGGAGTTTATTTCTATAAGCTGGAATCAGGCAGTTACACTGATACAAAGAAAATGATACTTATCAAATAA
- a CDS encoding T9SS type A sorting domain-containing protein produces the protein MNKPKNLNTWTPSYLLPIQTDNPAAVQRTDFTITMRDGVIIDCLKYVPVGVTPPAGGWNTVIMHHGYGDHKETLADFCRAQAEYGYYTMTFSVRGQGLSGGLSNLISTIEADDLIEIVEWVKRDSVNGSNPSKILIMGGSQGGAVPMIAAIRGMQVAAIINSVAPPDFASSWIENGCAKMSLLWTIEYTPDTARYNGQVDRMSDWIYADTKPYWDSLKYYMPIGRDFVNGLGNITTPVLVEAAWQDKFFNADGWMLHIDKITNAPLTSYLGAVRGHGSDVSYTEDVWHMDWFNNFFFQTLWGMQTPIFDQAKYQYAYTHFPVVENRYFSFTHDSSTTLLRNASVPMRLYLNKNGVLKTTVQSGSNSVTLRNRITNGYTLQQAVNDEFTGANFETKFKKDSVKFTSTALTAPLEWTGAPVVRLDYKSAAQTFCQFNYQIYEVLPSGERRFINRANFTDRNYTKGQRRQVTFRGQAHSHKFQAGSKIQIIITNLDKAHTDVEFFGTNPFVLPTMKNGDHTVYLSSNSYVELPIITNAGHRFDLAFEEDNSEGNNNPVSFSLSQNYPNPFNPSTMIQYSIADAQRVELKVYDLLGREVQTLVNEMQNPGSYNVMFNAQNLSSGVYFYKLTAGSFTDIRKMTLVK, from the coding sequence ATGAACAAACCAAAAAACCTTAACACATGGACACCTTCATATTTACTCCCGATCCAGACTGATAATCCCGCTGCAGTTCAGCGCACTGATTTCACCATCACAATGCGTGACGGTGTAATTATTGACTGCTTAAAATACGTTCCGGTTGGCGTTACACCTCCGGCAGGCGGATGGAATACAGTGATAATGCACCACGGGTACGGCGATCACAAAGAAACTCTGGCAGATTTCTGCCGTGCACAGGCTGAATACGGCTATTATACTATGACCTTCAGCGTTCGCGGACAGGGCTTATCAGGAGGATTATCAAACCTCATCAGCACAATTGAAGCAGACGACTTGATCGAAATAGTTGAATGGGTAAAACGTGACTCAGTTAACGGTTCAAATCCTTCAAAAATTCTCATCATGGGCGGCTCACAGGGCGGCGCTGTTCCTATGATAGCTGCTATCAGAGGAATGCAGGTTGCAGCAATTATTAATTCAGTTGCTCCCCCTGATTTCGCTTCAAGCTGGATTGAGAACGGCTGCGCAAAAATGTCATTATTATGGACAATTGAATATACCCCTGATACTGCAAGATACAACGGTCAGGTTGACAGAATGTCAGACTGGATCTATGCAGATACAAAACCATATTGGGACAGCTTAAAATATTATATGCCTATCGGCAGGGATTTTGTTAACGGGTTGGGCAATATTACAACACCTGTACTCGTTGAAGCTGCATGGCAGGATAAATTCTTCAATGCTGATGGATGGATGCTCCACATTGATAAAATTACAAATGCTCCGTTAACTTCATATCTTGGCGCAGTTCGCGGCCACGGCAGCGATGTATCTTATACTGAAGATGTTTGGCATATGGATTGGTTCAACAATTTCTTCTTCCAGACTTTGTGGGGAATGCAGACCCCGATCTTTGACCAGGCTAAATACCAGTATGCATATACACATTTCCCGGTTGTTGAAAACCGCTATTTTTCATTCACACATGATAGCTCCACAACTTTATTAAGAAATGCTTCTGTTCCGATGAGGCTGTACCTGAATAAGAACGGTGTATTAAAAACCACAGTACAATCAGGCAGCAATTCAGTTACTTTAAGGAACAGGATTACAAACGGATACACACTTCAGCAGGCAGTTAATGATGAGTTTACAGGAGCGAATTTTGAAACTAAGTTCAAAAAAGATTCAGTTAAGTTCACTTCAACCGCTTTAACAGCTCCGCTTGAATGGACAGGGGCGCCTGTTGTAAGGCTTGATTATAAATCAGCAGCACAGACATTCTGCCAGTTCAATTACCAGATATATGAAGTGCTTCCAAGCGGCGAAAGAAGATTCATCAACCGCGCGAACTTTACAGACAGGAATTATACAAAAGGACAGAGAAGGCAGGTTACATTCCGCGGCCAGGCTCATTCACATAAATTCCAGGCAGGAAGCAAGATCCAGATCATTATTACAAATCTTGATAAAGCGCACACAGATGTTGAGTTCTTCGGTACAAATCCGTTCGTTCTGCCTACCATGAAAAACGGAGATCATACAGTTTATCTCAGCAGCAATTCATATGTTGAGCTTCCTATTATCACAAATGCAGGCCACAGGTTCGATCTGGCTTTCGAAGAGGATAATTCAGAAGGAAACAATAATCCTGTTTCATTCAGCCTTTCACAGAATTACCCGAACCCGTTCAACCCGAGCACTATGATACAGTACTCCATAGCTGACGCTCAGCGTGTTGAATTGAAAGTTTACGATCTGCTTGGTAGGGAAGTGCAGACGCTTGTAAACGAAATGCAAAACCCCGGTTCGTATAATGTAATGTTCAATGCTCAGAACCTTTCAAGCGGTGTGTATTTCTACAAGCTTACTGCAGGTTCATTCACCGATATAAGAAAAATGACACTTGTTAAATAG